The following are encoded in a window of Vigna unguiculata cultivar IT97K-499-35 chromosome 8, ASM411807v1, whole genome shotgun sequence genomic DNA:
- the LOC114193735 gene encoding patatin-like protein 2 isoform X2 — MQISESSVEQIQPPTYGNLVTILSIDGGGIRGIIPATIIDFLESQLQELDGPEARLADYFDVISGTSTGGLVTAMLTAPGKNNRPLFAAKDIRPFYLEHCPKIFPQQSGLGGTIIANLVRSLGGPKYDGKYLHQVVREKLGEIRLHQTLTNVVIPTFDIKSMQPIIFSSYQMKMSTCLDAKLSDICISTSAAPTYLPAHNFKNQDSEGNIHEFNLIDGGVCANNPTLVAMNEVTKQIMKQNSDFFPMKPMEYNRFLIISIGTGTAKNEEKFNAKIASKWGLLDWLTYDGSTPLTDVFTQSSADMVDFHLSAVTQALRSEDNYLRIQDDTLSGTDSSVDIATKENLEKLSRIGENLLKKAVSRVNLENGLFEPLKNGETNQQALTRFSKILSQERRLRQMRSPHTKNPF; from the exons ATGCAGATATCAGAGTCATCCGTTGAACAAATTCAGCCTCCAACTTATGGAAACTTGGTAACCATTCTTAGCATCGATGGTGGTGGCATCAGGGGCATCATCCCCGCCACCATTATTGATTTCCTTGAGTCTCAGCTTCAG GAGTTGGATGGTCCAGAGGCAAGGCTTGCAGATTATTTTGATGTGATATCAGGAACAAGCACGGGAGGTCTTGTAACAGCTATGCTCACTGCTCCAGGAAAAAACAATCGACCACTTTTTGCTGCCAAAGACATCAGGCCCTTTTACTTGGAACACTGTCCTAAGATTTTCCCACAGCAAAG TGGCCTTGGTGGGACTATAATAGCAAACTTGGTAAGATCTTTGGGAGGACCCAAATACGATGGCAAATACCTTCATCAGGTGGTCAGAGAGAAACTTGGAGAGATTCGATTGCATCAGACTCTCACCAACGTTGTCATTCCCACCTTCGACATCAAATCTATGCAAcccattattttttcttcctatCAG ATGAAGATGTCTACTTGCTTGGATGCTAAACTCTCAGACATATGCATAAGCACTTCCGCTGCACCAACTTATCTCCCAGCACACAATTTCAAGAACCAAGATTCTGAAGGGAACATACACGAATTCAATCTCATTGATGGTGGCGTCTGTGCAAATAACCCG ACCTTAGTTGCCATGAACGAAGTTACAAAGCAAATCATGAAGCAAAACTCTGATTTTTTTCCCATGAAGCCTATGGAATATAATCGGTTCCTGATAATTTCAATAGGCACTGGAACAGCaaaaaatgaggaaaaattCAATGCTAAAATTGCAAGCAAATGGGGGTTGTTGGATTGGCTAACCTACGATGGCAGCACTCCCTTAACCGATGTTTTTACTCAGTCGAGTGCAGATATGGTTGACTTCCATTTATCTGCTGTCACTCAAGCACTTCGCTCAGAAGATAATTACCTTCGAATTCag GATGACACATTGTCTGGAACGGATTCTTCAGTTGACATTGCTACGAAGGAGAACCTGGAGAAGCTTAGTAGAATCGGTGAAAATCTGTTGAAGAAAGCAGTCTCTAGGGTTAATTTAGAGAATGGTCTCTTTGAGCCACTCAAAAACGGGGAAACTAATCAACAAGCTCTTACAAG GTTTTCAAAAATACTGTCGCAAGAGAGGAGGCTCCGTCAAATGAGATCCCCACACACTAAGAAC CCCTTCTAG
- the LOC114193735 gene encoding patatin-like protein 2 isoform X1: protein MQISESSVEQIQPPTYGNLVTILSIDGGGIRGIIPATIIDFLESQLQELDGPEARLADYFDVISGTSTGGLVTAMLTAPGKNNRPLFAAKDIRPFYLEHCPKIFPQQSGLGGTIIANLVRSLGGPKYDGKYLHQVVREKLGEIRLHQTLTNVVIPTFDIKSMQPIIFSSYQMKMSTCLDAKLSDICISTSAAPTYLPAHNFKNQDSEGNIHEFNLIDGGVCANNPTLVAMNEVTKQIMKQNSDFFPMKPMEYNRFLIISIGTGTAKNEEKFNAKIASKWGLLDWLTYDGSTPLTDVFTQSSADMVDFHLSAVTQALRSEDNYLRIQDDTLSGTDSSVDIATKENLEKLSRIGENLLKKAVSRVNLENGLFEPLKNGETNQQALTRFSKILSQERRLRQMRSPHTKNPF, encoded by the exons ATGCAGATATCAGAGTCATCCGTTGAACAAATTCAGCCTCCAACTTATGGAAACTTGGTAACCATTCTTAGCATCGATGGTGGTGGCATCAGGGGCATCATCCCCGCCACCATTATTGATTTCCTTGAGTCTCAGCTTCAG GAGTTGGATGGTCCAGAGGCAAGGCTTGCAGATTATTTTGATGTGATATCAGGAACAAGCACGGGAGGTCTTGTAACAGCTATGCTCACTGCTCCAGGAAAAAACAATCGACCACTTTTTGCTGCCAAAGACATCAGGCCCTTTTACTTGGAACACTGTCCTAAGATTTTCCCACAGCAAAG TGGCCTTGGTGGGACTATAATAGCAAACTTGGTAAGATCTTTGGGAGGACCCAAATACGATGGCAAATACCTTCATCAGGTGGTCAGAGAGAAACTTGGAGAGATTCGATTGCATCAGACTCTCACCAACGTTGTCATTCCCACCTTCGACATCAAATCTATGCAAcccattattttttcttcctatCAG ATGAAGATGTCTACTTGCTTGGATGCTAAACTCTCAGACATATGCATAAGCACTTCCGCTGCACCAACTTATCTCCCAGCACACAATTTCAAGAACCAAGATTCTGAAGGGAACATACACGAATTCAATCTCATTGATGGTGGCGTCTGTGCAAATAACCCG ACCTTAGTTGCCATGAACGAAGTTACAAAGCAAATCATGAAGCAAAACTCTGATTTTTTTCCCATGAAGCCTATGGAATATAATCGGTTCCTGATAATTTCAATAGGCACTGGAACAGCaaaaaatgaggaaaaattCAATGCTAAAATTGCAAGCAAATGGGGGTTGTTGGATTGGCTAACCTACGATGGCAGCACTCCCTTAACCGATGTTTTTACTCAGTCGAGTGCAGATATGGTTGACTTCCATTTATCTGCTGTCACTCAAGCACTTCGCTCAGAAGATAATTACCTTCGAATTCag GATGACACATTGTCTGGAACGGATTCTTCAGTTGACATTGCTACGAAGGAGAACCTGGAGAAGCTTAGTAGAATCGGTGAAAATCTGTTGAAGAAAGCAGTCTCTAGGGTTAATTTAGAGAATGGTCTCTTTGAGCCACTCAAAAACGGGGAAACTAATCAACAAGCTCTTACAAG GTTTTCAAAAATACTGTCGCAAGAGAGGAGGCTCCGTCAAATGAGATCCCCACACACTAAGAACCCCTTCTAG